In Eucalyptus grandis mitochondrion, complete genome, a single genomic region encodes these proteins:
- the matR gene encoding maturase R (matR): protein MKEAIRMVLESIYDPEFPDTSHFRSGRGCHSTLRRIKEEWGTSRWFLEFDIRKCFHTIDRHRLIPIFKEEIDDPKFFYSIQKLFYAGRLLGGQKGPYSVPHSVLLSALLGNIYLHKLDQEIGRIRQKYEIPIVQRIRSLLLRTGRIDDQEHSGEEASFNAPQDNRAIIVGRVKRIQRKAAFHSLVSSWHTPPTSNPRLRGDQKRPFLFPPSSALAAFLNKPSSLLCAAFLIEAAGLTPKAEFYGRERCNNNWAMRDLIKSCKRKGLLIELGGEAILVIRSERRLARKLAPLKSHYLIRICYARYADDSLLGIVGAVELLIEIQKRIAHFLQSGLNLGVGSAGSTTIAARSTVEFLGTVIREVPPRTTPNKFLRELEKRLRVKHRIHITACHLRSAIHSKLRNLGFSIPIKQLTKGMSGTGSLLDGVQLAETLGTAGVRSPQVSVLWGTVKHIRQGSRGISLLHNSGRSKVPSDLQQAVSRSGMSVQQFSLYTPSGRKAEGEGGGHWAGSISSEFPIQIEAPIKKILRRLRDRGIISRRRPWPIHVACLTNVSDGDIVNWSAGIAISPLSYYRCCDNLYQVRTIVDHQIRWSAIFTLAHKHKSSARNIILKYSKDSNIVNPEGGKTLAEFPNSIELSKLGPGQDPNNKEQSTTSLV, encoded by the coding sequence ATGAAAGAGGCGATCAGAATGGTACTCGAATCCATTTACGATCCCGAGTTTCCAGACACATCGCACTTCCGCTCGGGTCGAGGCTGCCACTCGACCCTAAGACGGATCAAAGAAGAGTGGGGAACCTCTCGCTGGTTTTTGGAATTCGACATCAGGAAGTGTTTTCACACCATCGACCGACATCGACTCATCCCAATCTTTAAGGAAGAGATCGACGATCCCAAGTTCTTTTACTCCATTCAAAAACTCTTTTACGCCGGACGACTCCTAGGAGGTCAGAAGGGCCCTTACTCCGTCCCACACAGTGTACTACTATCGGCCCTACTGGGCAACATCTACCTACACAAGCTCGATCAGGAGATAGGGAGGATCCGGCAGAAGTACGAAATTCCGATTGTTCAGAGAATCAGATCGCTTCTATTAAGGACAGGTCGTATTGATGACCAAGAACACTCTGGAGAAGAAGCAAGCTTCAACGCTCCCCAAGACAACAGAGCCATCATTGTGGGGAGGGTAAAGAGAATCCAACGCAAAGCAGCCTTTCATTCCCTTGTTTCGTCGTGGCACACCCCCCCCACAAGCAACCCCCGGCTCAGGGGGGACCAGAAAAGGCCTTTCCTTTTCCCCCCTTCGTCGGCCCTTGCCGCCTTCCTTAACAAGCCCTCGAGCCTCCTTTGCGCCGCCTTCCTCATCGAAGCCGCCGGGTTGACCCCGAAGGCCGAATTCTATGGTAGAGAACGCTGTAATAATAATTGGGCAATGAGAGACCTTATTAAGTCTTGCAAAAGAAAGGGCCTGCTGATAGAGCTGGGCGGGGAGGCGATACTAGTTATCAGGTCAGAGAGACGCCTGGCCCGTAAGCTGGCCCCCTTAAAAAGCCATTACTTAATAAGGATTTGTTACGCGCGATATGCCGACGACTCACTACTGGGAATCGTGGGTGCCGTAGAGCTTCTCATAGAAATCCAAAAACGTATCGCCCACTTCCTACAATCCGGCCTGAACCTTGGGGTAGGCTCTGCAGGATCAACAACAATAGCTGCACGGAGTACGGTAGAATTCCTCGGTACGGTCATTCGGGAAGTCCCGCCGAGGACAACTCCCAACAAATTCTTGCGAGAGCTGGAGAAGCGTCTACGGGTAAAGCACCGTATCCATATAACTGCTTGCCACCTACGCTCCGCCATCCATTCCAAGTTGAGGAACCTAGGGTTTAGTATCCCGATCAAACAGCTGACGAAAGGGATGAGCGGAACAGGGAGTCTACTGGACGGGGTTCAACTAGCGGAGACTCTTGGAACAGCTGGAGTAAGAAGTCCCCAAGTGAGCGTATTATGGGGGACCGTCAAGCACATCCGGCAAGGATCAAGGGGCATCTCGTTGTTGCATAACTCAGGTCGGAGCAAGGTGCCATCGGACCTTCAACAGGCAGTCTCACGATCGGGCATGAGTGTCCAGCAGTTCTCATTGTATACTCCCTCGGGTCGGAAGGCGGAGGGGGAAGGAGGAGGACACTGGGCGGGATCTATCAGCAGCGAATTCCCCATACAGATAGAGGCGCCTATCAAAAAGATACTCCGGAGGCTTCGGGATCGAGGTATCATTAGCCGAAGAAGACCCTGGCCAATCCACGTGGCCTGCTTGACGAACGTCAGCGACGGAGACATCGTAAATTGGTCCGCGGGCATCGCGATAAGTCCTCTGTCCTACTACAGGTGCTGCGACAACCTTTACCAAGTCCGAACGATTGTCGACCACCAGATCCGCTGGTCTGCAATATTCACCCTAGCCCACAAGCACAAATCCTCGGCGCGGAATATAATCCTAAAGTACTCCAAAGACTCAAATATAGTAAATCCAGAAGGTGGTAAGACCCTTGCAGAGTTCCCCAACAGCATAGAGCTTTCCAAGCTCGGACCCGGTCAAGATCCGAACAACAAGGAGCAATCAACTACTAGTCTAGTCTAG